Part of the Tachyglossus aculeatus isolate mTacAcu1 chromosome 23, mTacAcu1.pri, whole genome shotgun sequence genome, CAGgctctcttcccccagcccatccccagcATTAGCTCCCAccggtgctgataataataataataataataataataataatagcatttgttaagcgcttactatgtgcaaagtactgttctaagtgctggggggatacacgtggggctcacagtcttaattcccattttccagttgagagaactgaggctcagagaagtgaagtgacttgcacaaggtcacacagcagacatgtggcagagccgggattcgaacccatgacctctgactccaaagcccgggctctttctactgagccacgctgctgatccgCCACCCCTCAGCCCAGACCCGTGGCGTTTCCCGCAGTTTGTCTTGTCCGTCCACCCAGCCCGGCTCCGCGGGAAGGCCTTGGTGTCCCCACACAAACTGAAGCCCTCCCCGTGCACGACCTCTTCCAGGGGGAAGAGGCTGCTAAACAAAACCCGCACTAGTTCCCCTCTCGACTAAAGCttgttgtgtgggcagggaacgtgtctaccaactctgtagcattgtactctcccaagagcttagcacagtgctcagcacacagtaactgctcaataaataccactggaggattgactgattgattagcatggTTTCCGGGGCTCCTTTGTAAGTCCTTTATCCCCTTATCCAACCTGAAGTGGCCGCCCCCATCccatccttccagactgtgagtccgttgttaggtagggattgtctctatctgttgcccaattgtactttccaagtgcttagtacagtgctctgcacacagtaagtgctcaataaatacaactgaatgaatgaatccccttccgCTTACCTCATTCTTGTAGCCAGTTTCTTCCCCAGGCAGATGAAAACCACTGTGACTCCATCTTATAAAAACTTCTGGTGCGGGACCTGGCCAAAGGCTACTGAGGTAActggctcccctctccccaggcctTTTCCCATCACTCTATCCAGCAGAGTAGTGAGGCCTGGTTTCCCCTGACAGAATTCCCAGTGCCTTTCCAATGACAGGTGGAGTTTCTATGTGATCCCAGATCCTAAATTTGATTGCTGAACCTACCGATTTCCCAAGGGTAGAAGTGACAATATCTGGTCTAtatctcattcatccattcagtgtatttattgagcacttactgtgtgcagagcactttgctaagcgcttggaaagtatatccCCTAGGATCGTCCCTGGAATGTCCCTTATTGATGCCTGGGAGATATCATGGGGGCTTCCAATCCAGTGGTCCAGGGGCCATTGGTAATTATAAGTTGTACCTTctggcttagaacagggcttcacatacaactggcactcaataaactctactgactgattgattagccagGAGTTCACAACTTCGCCTCGGAGGCCCTTGGGGAATTTTAAGCTGATGCCCTATACCCCTGATGGATTCGAGTCCTTTTTAATTCCTCTAGTTTATCAGTTAGGTCTGAAGCAGCATCCTAGGATGTCACCACAGTTTGATTTGGTTCCTCTAAGTCAACTCCAAAATCACAATCGGCGTGCGGGAATCCGTTTAACGTCTTTCTCTGGAAAGTCTGAACCAAAATGAATCACGGTAGTCATGAGGCTCTCTCCTTTTCATCCCCGAGTGAGTCTTTTGccccattaataacaataattacacaactgattcagtgtttactatgatcCAGGCCTTGGGCTTAGCGCTGGAGTAATTACTAGGTAATCAGACACCTTTCCTGTTCCCCtgactaagagagagggagagcaggcattttatatccattttataggtggggaAATTGAGACCAagagtggttaagtgatttgccggaggtcacacagcagcccaatGGCTGAGCTGAAACTAGGGTGTGGATCTCCTAATGCTGGCCCTGCGCTCTCTAATGGGTTGTGCTACCTCCCCTATGACTCCACCAACTCTCAACTTTCTTCCCTGGACGGATATATTCTCTCTCCTGGCAGTTATATAAGAGAGTTACCCaatagagtgaaagctccttgtgggcagggaatgtgtcacttcgtTGCCTTGTACTATCCAAGGGTTTGGAAGAGTGCTGCAAGCagcgggtactcaataaatacaattgcaacTACTCCCAACTGGTGATGGACTTCCAAATTACCCAGTACACCAAAGAAGGAATGATGACTTAAATTAAGGACTGACCTCAGGAAAGGCCAGAAGCAAGTGTGGCCAAGTAGAAACAGcataagcatgggagtcagaggacctgggttctaatccagactctgccacttgcgaGCTGTTGTAagctatggcaagtcacttaacttttctgtgccactcttccctcacctgaaaaatggggattcaatacctactattcctcctacttagaccacgagccccacagaggacccaatttgtcttgtatctaccctagcgcttagtacaaggcttagcatatagtaagggcctaacaaatatcacagttgctATATTTTGCACATGCGGGACTCAAGTTTCTCAAAAGAAACTCCTCAGAGTCTCAGAAGGCCCCAGTCCCAAATGGCAGATTTCAAAGCAAACTTACCTGCTTCTCAAGCCAACTCTCCTGCCGCTGCCGCTTCCGTCTCAGACTCTTCCACTTGTTCTTATCTCTCTTACTCAGCCTCTGGCTCATAGCCCCCAAGGGACACCCGTCTGACCTCAGGACACTGGCCGGGATGACTTCCTCCTGCAGGGAGCTCCCGGCCCCACCAGTGGACGGGACGTCTATCAGAAAGGGCAGTTCCCCCACTGGACCGCCGTCTGGATGCCGCCTGGCAGCATCAAAGCTCCACTCAAGCTCTCCCATTCTGGGAGTTTGGGGTCCACAAGGAGCCCCTGAGAGCCTTTCCGACGGCATGCTGCTGTCCACCTTGGACGATCCCCACAAGGAACAGTGACCGTTGCCACTGGGGCTCAGTTGTAGGCCACAAGGAGGCTCTGAAGGCTGGGCTCCCCACTGCCGAAGGTGACCCGGTTGCAGGCAGAGAGCCCCGCAGGTCTCTGAGGGTGCGGGCAATAAAAACCACCTCGTTCCACCATCTAGATCCCAGCTCCGGGACTTCCTGTGAAAAGATCTGCCGGGGCATCTCTCGGCAGCTCCTGGGCAAGCAGGGAGGCCGCATATTGGCCGAGAGCCTTTCCACCGCTGCCACTTTCTAGTCCACTGCCGGCGGGATGAGGATGGTGCCTCCAAACACAGAGCCTCCATCAGTCTCCCGGGAACATCGTCACTGTCGGCCGTGGCCTGGAGCCTCGGGGCCACCCCAGGCCCCCTGGGCATCCTGTCCCGCCTCAGGCCAGCCCCGGCTTCAAAGGGGGTCACGGATGATACTGGCCGTCCTAGAGGTCGAAATGCTGGTGAAGGGGGGTGGTCGGGCCAATCCTCGCCCTGACGCACGGCTACAAGCTGCCCCCGGGAACCCTCTCCGGCGCCGACTAAGTCATAGCTCCCTAAGCAGGCCCCACAGGAGGGGCATTTCAGCTCGCCACCAACCATCCAATGTGCCTACAGGTAATGACAGCAAAAGCATTGGACAATCGCACCATTGTGACCCGACAAAAGAGGCAGCCAAACCGCGTTTTCCCACAGAAAAGGCGAACTTCCTGCAACGTGATTGGTAAGCAGGATGGTACATCAAAACAGAACTTTCTCAACTGTTAGCTAGTAAACAGCCTGCAAACAATTCCAAAGGTCTGGAAAGATAAAATGGGACTGTCAAAGTGAAACTGTTTAACAATACTCTTAAGTATTCCTCAACAGAATTGTTCGTCAACAAAGGACTGTGTGTGGTTACAGTGTGTGCTAatgaaagaaggggaagggggaaaaactgACCACTTTAGAACTAAGAAATAAATCAGTCTACAGAACTTAATTTGCAAGTAAAATTTTCCAGTAAAGTTTCCCGATTGTTACACTTCCTGCATACTAAGCCAGCAGGAGCTCCCCCAACTTCAACCCAAAATGCGTCTTTTGCCCTACCTCTGACATGGAGCTCATGTGCGGGGAATggtgtgggggaggaaggggtggcctaggagacagagggaggttTATATGTTAAGGAGCAACCTGTATCCAACTTAAATTCTGAAATTACTAGGTTGTGGGTTGGAGGGATAGGGGCCATTATGTAGCATTCAGAGGCCACTTGCAGTTTGGGTTCACCTCTAAAGAGTGAAGCATAAACTTCCCAGGGGAACATTCAAAGACATGAATTCATGAAGATTTGGGGTGAAAAAAATGACTCTAACAAAAACCTGTAAACAATGCATCACCTATTTCCAAATACATAAAAAGAAAATCCATTGAAAAGTCCACTTGTGCTCTAACAAGCACCTTCTTGTTCTAACAGGGAACCCCAAAAAGCCGGATCAGAGGATCCTGGTTCTTTATGAAAAATGGTGCTCTGCCCCTCTTCGTTGTCAGCAgttcttcccagatcattttccctcctccaggAACCGTCTCCAACACTGACCACTGCACTACTCAGGAAGGGTGTCAGAGAAGGACTCTGAGACCTCAATCCTTCCATTTCCTAGCACACCCAGCATAGGCTAGTCCTCCAGCTGAAACTCTGGGAGATTAATGCTGCTCTCTGATGGACACCACGTCCCTCAAGCAGGCACACAACAGCCCCACAAGAACAGGGCCTGGGAAAGTAGCATGGAGCTAgcgaagcagtgaggcttagagaagcggcgtggcttagtagatagagcataggcctgggaatcagaaggacctgggatctaatcctggttctgccacttttctgctgtgtgaccctgggcaagtcatttaacttctctgtgcctcacttacctcatccataaagtgtggattaagagtgtgagccccatgtaggacagggactgtgtccaccctgattaattcatacctaccccagcactttgaacagcgcttgacaaataataagcacttaacaagtaccataattattattattgttattattattattaactgggagaccagggttctaatcccacctctggcatcagtctgctgggtgaacttggacatGCCACTTACGCTCTATGacgctcagtttcctcctctgtaaaattcttCCACTCCCTTACCTCTTCAACTGTGAGGTCTATGGGgcccaaggactgtgtctgagcttgtatctatcttgttTCCTGTATCAAACCCAGcgtttagcatggtgcttggtactctggaagggcttaataaattccagaattattactatGCCCCAAGACTGGAGAGGCTgtggtgctgagtacagtgcattgcccacagtaagagctcaataaatatgactgtatgtatttactattttatttattttgttaatggtgtac contains:
- the RNF180 gene encoding E3 ubiquitin-protein ligase RNF180; translated protein: MEKAHWMVGGELKCPSCGACLGSYDLVGAGEGSRGQLVAVRQGEDWPDHPPSPAFRPLGRPVSSVTPFEAGAGLRRDRMPRGPGVAPRLQATADSDDVPGRLMEALCLEAPSSSRRQWTRKWQRWKGSRPICGLPACPGAAERCPGRSFHRKSRSWDLDGGTRWFLLPAPSETCGALCLQPGHLRQWGAQPSEPPCGLQLSPSGNGHCSLWGSSKVDSSMPSERLSGAPCGPQTPRMGELEWSFDAARRHPDGGPVGELPFLIDVPSTGGAGSSLQEEVIPASVLRSDGCPLGAMSQRLSKRDKNKWKSLRRKRQRQESWLEKQTSNEDASLDEDHECTEEKESYMCAVCLDVYFNPYMCSPCQHIFCEPCLRTLAKDNATSTPCPLCRTIISRVFFQTDLNNATKAVFPEEYSKIKQSFQKSNLAKWPLPSCRKTFHLFGEFPGQADPITRRQFPHGAHRMDYLHFEEDGRGWRLDMDMVIIYIYSVNWALGFVVFCLLCYFFFPF